One Calorimonas adulescens genomic region harbors:
- a CDS encoding response regulator transcription factor, whose protein sequence is MGPILIIEDDKNLLNIVDTYLKNEGFETIKASNGKDGLTYFNEGNPSMVLLDIMLPDMDGKSILKEIREGSDVPVLMMTARGEEYDRLLGFELGADDYIVKPFSPKELVARCRAILRRVYPEATDRNLTFKGIEIDEVSREAYVDGRHLDLTPKEFELLKYLTVNRGKALSREKILNAVWGYDFYGDLRTVDTHIKQLREKLGDKKSLIKTVWGIGYKLEE, encoded by the coding sequence ATGGGTCCCATCCTTATAATCGAAGACGATAAAAACCTTCTGAATATCGTGGACACATACCTTAAAAACGAAGGTTTTGAGACAATTAAAGCATCCAATGGGAAAGATGGATTAACCTACTTTAACGAGGGAAACCCCTCCATGGTTCTCTTAGACATAATGCTCCCCGACATGGACGGTAAAAGCATATTGAAAGAGATAAGGGAAGGGTCTGACGTCCCGGTCCTGATGATGACAGCTAGAGGAGAGGAATACGACAGGCTTTTAGGTTTCGAGCTGGGTGCCGACGACTACATAGTAAAGCCCTTCAGTCCTAAGGAACTGGTGGCCAGATGTCGGGCCATACTCCGCAGGGTGTACCCCGAAGCCACTGATAGAAACCTTACGTTTAAGGGGATTGAGATAGATGAGGTATCCAGAGAAGCCTATGTGGATGGGAGGCATTTGGACCTTACCCCAAAAGAATTTGAGCTTTTAAAATATCTGACTGTCAACAGAGGAAAAGCCCTCTCTCGGGAGAAGATATTAAATGCAGTCTGGGGATACGACTTTTATGGGGATTTAAGAACAGTGGACACCCATATAAAGCAGCTCAGGGAAAAGCTTGGCGATAAGAAAAGCCTCATAAAGACGGTATGGGGCATAGGCTATAAACTGGAGGAATAA
- the yyaC gene encoding spore protease YyaC yields the protein MEIIDYKDRYAKLILKNALSRYISDKNLNDLVFLCIGTDRSTGDSLGPLIGYELTLFPHICKECRIYGTLENPVHAQNIKEITSMIFKTMDNPFVIAIDASLGSVSNVGKIIIDEGPLKPGAGVNKNLDPVGDLRITGVVNVSGFMEFSVLQNTRLSMVMNMAKVISSAIWITLLSIKQKPARGQLLYGTSNHSTGS from the coding sequence ATGGAAATAATAGACTATAAAGACCGTTATGCTAAGCTCATTTTAAAGAACGCTCTGAGCAGATACATATCCGACAAAAACCTGAATGACCTGGTGTTTCTATGTATCGGCACCGACAGATCCACCGGCGATTCCTTAGGACCCCTGATAGGATATGAACTTACCCTGTTCCCGCACATATGTAAGGAATGCAGGATATACGGCACCTTGGAAAATCCTGTCCATGCCCAAAACATAAAAGAAATCACTTCAATGATATTCAAGACCATGGATAACCCTTTTGTCATAGCAATCGACGCATCTTTAGGCTCTGTAAGCAATGTAGGCAAAATAATCATCGATGAGGGCCCACTGAAACCTGGCGCCGGCGTAAACAAAAACCTTGACCCTGTGGGCGACTTAAGGATAACAGGAGTAGTAAATGTATCTGGCTTCATGGAGTTTAGCGTACTCCAGAATACAAGGCTTTCCATGGTCATGAATATGGCAAAGGTGATAAGCTCTGCCATATGGATTACACTCCTATCCATAAAGCAGAAACCTGCCAGAGGTCAGCTCCTCTATGGTACATCAAACCACTCCACGGGTAGCTAA
- a CDS encoding DUF5711 family protein, whose translation MKRFFVLLIAVMVAYYIFSGMSTDSREVMDLKAQITYDSYTNFVSDVDGWWGYREGEVLHYTGEGINDFKIKVNASEPVLSVGDMLAVYEDGGDTLYVYDMSGKELWEYKAGGSIEDVILKPGENIFILYLKDRIFYMIELNNDGKKVNEWIASNDFVMGCDLGGGTMYVASANTDELGGRITAYTKKGELIWAQELPGLIPFQVKAFEEGVSVILDKKVMSLSSKGKTMMERDMAVDYGCIGYDGSIYGGSNGTLNGLAVDGRELFSIKLPGIDGVYPDDEGVVVLSGRSITQYDTRGKAIASYEAMRDIDYLVPVSGKKKILAVGRSGADLVEVPLGVLK comes from the coding sequence ATGAAGCGTTTTTTTGTTTTGCTTATAGCGGTTATGGTTGCGTATTATATATTTTCCGGAATGAGTACCGATAGCAGAGAGGTAATGGACCTCAAGGCCCAGATAACCTATGACTCGTATACAAATTTTGTTTCCGATGTTGATGGGTGGTGGGGATATAGAGAGGGCGAGGTGCTGCACTATACCGGTGAGGGGATAAATGACTTTAAAATAAAGGTAAATGCCTCAGAACCTGTATTGTCTGTGGGGGATATGCTGGCAGTTTATGAGGACGGTGGGGATACACTGTATGTATATGACATGTCTGGAAAAGAACTGTGGGAGTACAAGGCAGGGGGATCCATAGAGGACGTGATCCTCAAGCCTGGTGAAAATATTTTTATTCTATATTTAAAGGATAGGATCTTCTATATGATAGAGCTCAATAACGACGGCAAGAAGGTAAATGAGTGGATAGCGTCCAACGATTTTGTGATGGGCTGCGATTTGGGTGGCGGCACTATGTATGTGGCGTCGGCGAATACAGATGAGCTGGGCGGCAGGATAACCGCATACACCAAGAAGGGTGAGCTGATCTGGGCCCAAGAGCTTCCGGGACTTATACCATTTCAGGTTAAGGCCTTTGAGGAAGGGGTGTCTGTGATACTGGATAAAAAGGTTATGTCATTATCTTCCAAGGGGAAGACGATGATGGAGAGAGATATGGCGGTGGACTATGGATGCATAGGCTATGATGGGTCAATCTACGGGGGCAGCAATGGAACATTGAATGGCCTGGCCGTGGACGGAAGGGAACTTTTCAGCATAAAGCTGCCGGGGATAGACGGGGTCTATCCTGACGATGAGGGAGTGGTTGTTTTGAGCGGGAGGTCAATCACTCAATATGACACAAGGGGTAAGGCTATCGCCTCTTATGAAGCCATGAGGGATATAGACTATCTGGTGCCTGTGAG